A window of the Podarcis raffonei isolate rPodRaf1 chromosome 4, rPodRaf1.pri, whole genome shotgun sequence genome harbors these coding sequences:
- the SAMSN1 gene encoding SAM domain-containing protein SAMSN-1 isoform X2, which yields MLKRKPSNASDKEKTQKPKRASSFGNFDQRRHQSVSNPDDSSEICEADAVSDGGELGHSKSPNSGGSLGKKMRAISMTMKKKMGKKYIKALSEEMNDEGRDDSCSNRNSDPGGGSGTEKASLKASDSMDSLYSLNSGQSSSSGVTSCSDGTSNRDSLRLDDEVPYTGPFCGRAKVHTDFTPSPYDTDSLKIKKGDIIDIICKTPMGMWTGLLNNKVGNFKFIYVDLITEEEFVPRKIKPHKRSKRAKPNSLQELLDRLHLQDYSSTLLLNGYETLEDLKDLKESHLIELNIESPEDRTRLLSAIENLQDYENEQDQEAEQVPQTLSPDLSFNKSQLNDCPRDSGCYISPENSDNSKEDLDTENLPDMVRAITITESN from the exons cGAGCAAGTAGCTTTGGGAACTTTGACCAGCGCAGACATCAGTCAGTTTCAAATCCAGATGATTCATCTGAG atatGTGAAGCAGATGCTGTAAGTGATGGTGGAGAACTGGGACATAGCAAATCACCAAATAGTGGGGGAAGCCTTGGAAAGAAGATGCGGGCCATTTCCATGACTATGAAGAAAAAGATGGGTAAAAAGTACATCAAGGCACTTTCAGAGGAGATG AATGATGAAGGAAGAGATGATTCCTGTTCTAATCGAAACAGTGACCCTGGTGGAGGGTCAGGCACTGAGAAGGCCTCTCTAAAGGCCAGCGACTCCATGGACAGCCTCTATAGTCTTAATAGTGGCCAGAGCTCATCAA GTGGGGTTACTAGTTGCTCAGATGGGACAAGCAACAGGGACAGCCTAAGGCTTGATGATGAAGTTCCTTACACTGGACCTTTCTGTGGCAGAGCTAAAGTACACACAGACTTCACACCTAGTCCTTATGACACAGACTCTCTCAAAATCAAG AAAGGGGATATCATTGATATCATCTGTAAAACCCCAATGGGTATGTGGACGGGACTGCTAAACAACAAGGTGGGGAATTTCAAATTCATTTACGTAGATCTTATTACAGAAGAGGAATTTGTACCTAGAAAAATAAAGCCACACAAGAGGAGTAAAAGGGCCAAGCCTAATTCGCTTCAAGAACTCTTGGACCGACTCCATCTCCAG GACTACTCATCAACCCTCTTACTAAATGGCTATGAGACTCTGGAAGATTTGAAAGATCTAAAAGAGAGCCATTTAATTGAACTTAATATTGAAAGCCCAGAAGACAGAACAAGATTACTGTCGGCTATTGAGAATCTGCAGGACTATGAAA ATGAACAAGACCAAGAAGCAGAGCAAGTGCCACAGACCTTAAGCCCTGACCTCAGCTTTAACAAGTCACAGTTAAATGACTGTCCAAGAGACTCTGGTTGCTACATCTCACCAGAAAATTCAGATAACAGCAAAGAAGACCTGGATACAGAGAACCTGCCTGACATGGTGCGGGCAATCACCATCACTGAATCAAACTGA